A single region of the Pontimicrobium sp. SW4 genome encodes:
- a CDS encoding HDIG domain-containing metalloprotein yields the protein MKDFINRLYKNHSLIYKALLFIATSFLIVYLFPKSGKFKYSFEKGKPWQSENLYAPFDFAIKKAEEEVQEERKKIQENASIYFDINKEITSEVIKDYETKFPIVFSDSLFRREKTQLFNQGISLLNKMYSIGILDKDYDYPDNKTIIVLEDRNQIKSTNYSSFIKPNFRTHAEKNISELNLAIEDSQKLISLFFDIIKPNIALNTSITSNSLQEELDKISLVRGRIAQGTIIISKGEVVEGDKFEVLKSLESEYESQIWSEANYNWIIAAYTLLVALTLLMLLLFLRKYRPDVFKNNTKVTFIFFNISLMVLLTTLVVNYNSAYVYIVPICILPLVLKAFFDARLGLFAHVVTVLLLGFVVTNNYEYMFLQIIAGIVTILTVSELYKRANLFISVGQITLIYIVAYFAFFVIHEGGIDNLKGETFILFILCGLATLFVQPLIYAYEKLFGLVSDVSLLELSDTNSKLLKELSNKAPGTFHHSLNVANLAEASANEIGANAMLVRVGALYHDIGKMKNPTYFTENQATGINPHDELSPKESAAIIIGHVIDGIELAKKYNLPDRVIDFIRTHHGTSLVYYFYSKEKGMDGGIDINDFRYPGPSPFSKETAILMMCDSVEAASKSLKEPTSAKIEVFVENIISKQIENGQFLNANITFKEIQSIKKVLKHKLANIYHLRIEYPE from the coding sequence ATGAAGGATTTTATAAATAGGCTATATAAAAATCATTCCTTAATATATAAGGCGCTACTTTTTATAGCAACTTCTTTTTTAATAGTATACTTATTCCCTAAGAGCGGAAAGTTTAAGTATAGTTTTGAAAAAGGAAAGCCTTGGCAATCTGAAAATTTGTATGCACCTTTTGATTTTGCAATTAAAAAGGCAGAAGAAGAAGTACAAGAGGAGCGAAAAAAAATACAAGAAAACGCATCTATATATTTTGATATTAATAAGGAAATTACTTCTGAAGTAATAAAAGATTATGAAACTAAATTTCCTATAGTATTTTCAGATTCATTATTTAGAAGAGAGAAAACACAGTTGTTTAATCAGGGTATATCTTTGTTAAATAAAATGTACTCAATAGGCATTCTTGATAAAGACTATGATTATCCAGATAATAAAACAATAATTGTTCTAGAGGATAGAAATCAAATTAAGTCTACAAATTATTCAAGTTTCATTAAGCCTAATTTCAGGACTCATGCCGAGAAGAATATTAGTGAATTAAATCTTGCAATTGAAGATTCACAAAAGTTGATTTCATTATTTTTTGACATAATAAAGCCAAATATTGCTTTAAATACAAGTATTACTAGTAATTCATTACAAGAAGAATTAGACAAAATCTCATTAGTAAGAGGCAGGATAGCTCAAGGTACTATTATTATATCGAAAGGAGAAGTTGTAGAAGGCGATAAGTTTGAGGTTTTAAAATCATTAGAGTCAGAATATGAATCGCAAATATGGAGTGAAGCAAATTATAATTGGATTATAGCTGCTTATACTTTATTAGTGGCGCTAACATTGTTAATGTTGCTACTCTTTTTAAGAAAATATCGACCAGATGTATTTAAAAACAATACAAAAGTCACTTTCATATTTTTTAATATTTCGCTAATGGTATTGCTAACCACTTTGGTGGTAAATTATAATTCAGCATATGTCTATATAGTTCCAATATGTATTTTACCTCTAGTTTTAAAAGCCTTTTTTGATGCACGATTAGGCTTGTTTGCACATGTTGTTACTGTGTTATTACTTGGATTTGTAGTAACAAACAATTATGAATATATGTTCTTGCAAATAATTGCAGGAATTGTTACAATACTTACAGTATCTGAGCTTTACAAAAGAGCTAATCTATTTATATCTGTTGGGCAAATCACACTTATTTATATAGTAGCTTACTTTGCTTTTTTTGTTATACATGAAGGAGGTATTGACAATTTAAAAGGTGAGACTTTCATTCTTTTTATACTTTGTGGATTAGCAACTTTGTTTGTACAACCTTTAATATATGCTTACGAAAAGCTATTTGGTTTAGTTTCTGATGTGTCATTATTAGAGCTTTCAGATACGAATTCAAAATTATTAAAAGAGTTATCTAATAAAGCTCCAGGTACGTTTCATCATTCTTTAAATGTTGCAAATTTAGCTGAGGCATCGGCGAATGAAATTGGAGCTAATGCTATGTTAGTACGTGTAGGTGCCTTATACCATGATATAGGGAAAATGAAAAACCCAACTTACTTTACTGAAAACCAAGCAACAGGCATTAACCCTCATGACGAATTATCTCCTAAAGAGAGTGCAGCAATTATAATTGGTCATGTAATTGATGGTATTGAATTAGCAAAAAAGTACAATCTTCCTGATCGCGTTATAGATTTTATTAGAACACATCACGGAACTAGCTTGGTCTATTACTTTTATAGTAAAGAGAAAGGAATGGATGGTGGAATAGATATTAATGATTTTAGATATCCAGGACCTAGCCCATTTAGTAAAGAAACAGCCATTTTAATGATGTGTGATAGTGTTGAAGCGGCCTCCAAAAGTTTAAAAGAGCCTACTTCTGCTAAGATTGAAGTATTTGTTGAAAATATTATTAGTAAACAAATTGAAAATGGACAATTTTTAAATGCTAATATTACCTTCAAAGAAATTCAATCTATTAAAAAAGTATTAAAGCATAAGTTGGCTAATATCTATCACTTACGCATTGAATATCCAGAATAG
- a CDS encoding acetyl-CoA C-acyltransferase — protein sequence MSKEVVIVSAVRTPIGSFLGALSTIPAPKLGAIAIKGALDKIQLNPELVEEVLMGNVVQAGTGQAPARQAAIYAGIPDTVPCTTINKVCASGMKTVMQAAQSIALGDANIIVAGGMENMSLIPHYYHARTGTKFGPTTLEDGMQKDGLVDVYDGNAMGVCADACAFEYNFSREDQDAFAIQSYNRSAAAWEANKFSNEVVPVEVPQRRGEPIIVSKDEEYTNVKIEKIPALRPAFTKDGTVTAANASTINDGAAALVLMSKEKANELSLKPLATIKSYADAAQEPKWFTTVPAKALPKALAKASIDIKDVDYFEFNEAFSVVGLANMKLLGLTDDNVNVNGGAVSLGHPLGCSGARIIVTLLNVLEQNNSKIGAAAICNGGGGASAIIIERN from the coding sequence ATGAGTAAAGAGGTTGTAATCGTTTCAGCAGTTAGAACTCCTATTGGAAGCTTTTTAGGAGCTTTATCAACAATTCCAGCACCTAAATTAGGAGCAATAGCAATTAAAGGAGCTTTAGATAAAATTCAGCTTAACCCAGAATTAGTTGAAGAAGTTTTAATGGGAAATGTTGTTCAAGCAGGAACTGGACAAGCACCAGCGAGACAAGCAGCTATTTATGCTGGGATCCCGGATACTGTTCCTTGTACCACTATTAACAAAGTTTGTGCTTCAGGTATGAAAACAGTAATGCAAGCAGCTCAATCTATTGCTCTCGGTGATGCAAATATTATTGTCGCTGGAGGTATGGAAAACATGAGCTTAATCCCTCACTATTACCATGCACGAACTGGGACAAAATTTGGACCTACAACACTTGAAGATGGTATGCAAAAAGATGGCTTAGTGGATGTATATGATGGAAATGCTATGGGTGTTTGCGCAGATGCTTGTGCTTTTGAATATAATTTTTCTAGAGAAGATCAAGATGCTTTCGCCATTCAGTCATACAATCGCTCAGCTGCAGCTTGGGAAGCTAATAAATTTAGTAATGAAGTAGTTCCAGTTGAAGTCCCACAACGTCGTGGAGAACCTATAATTGTTAGTAAAGATGAAGAATACACTAACGTAAAAATAGAAAAAATTCCAGCTTTACGTCCTGCATTTACTAAAGACGGAACAGTTACTGCTGCTAATGCTTCTACAATTAATGATGGAGCTGCAGCTTTAGTGTTGATGAGTAAAGAAAAAGCAAATGAATTAAGTTTAAAGCCTTTAGCAACCATTAAAAGTTATGCCGATGCTGCACAAGAGCCAAAATGGTTCACCACTGTACCAGCCAAAGCTTTGCCAAAAGCTTTGGCTAAAGCGAGTATAGATATCAAAGATGTTGACTATTTTGAGTTTAATGAGGCCTTCTCTGTAGTAGGATTAGCAAATATGAAGCTTCTTGGATTGACAGATGATAATGTAAATGTTAATGGTGGAGCAGTTTCTTTAGGGCATCCATTAGGATGTTCTGGAGCTAGAATAATTGTGACATTATTAAATGTATTAGAACAAAACAATTCTAAAATTGGAGCTGCGGCTATTTGTAATGGTGGTGGTGGTGCATCTGCTATTATTATAGAACGTAATTAA
- a CDS encoding C40 family peptidase, whose translation MQYGICNLSIVPLRLEASDASELVSQVLYGDFFKVLEKRKKWSKIRLDFDSYEGWIDNKQYHEITESEFKELQQTVPVYATDLVEFIENTSKELIPIPLGASLNGLSILNHIHDGNTTSGVLQKNNILHIASFYLNAPYLWGGKTPFGIDCSGFTQMVYKLNGYKLLRDASQQATQGDALSFIEESEPGDLAFFDNTEGNIIHVGIIMKDNYIIHAHGKVRIDRLDHTGIYNAESKIHTHKLRVIKKII comes from the coding sequence ATGCAATACGGAATTTGCAATCTGAGTATTGTCCCTTTAAGATTAGAAGCTTCTGATGCTTCTGAATTGGTTTCGCAAGTGCTTTACGGTGATTTTTTTAAAGTACTAGAAAAACGAAAAAAATGGAGTAAAATTCGTTTGGATTTTGACAGTTATGAAGGTTGGATTGATAACAAACAGTATCATGAGATTACAGAAAGTGAGTTTAAAGAACTACAACAAACTGTACCTGTTTATGCTACAGATTTAGTGGAATTTATAGAAAACACTTCAAAAGAATTAATTCCTATACCTTTAGGCGCATCATTAAATGGATTATCGATATTAAACCATATTCATGATGGGAATACCACATCTGGTGTTCTTCAAAAAAACAACATATTACATATAGCTTCTTTTTATTTAAATGCACCTTATTTATGGGGTGGAAAGACACCTTTTGGAATAGACTGCTCTGGATTTACACAAATGGTTTATAAACTTAACGGTTATAAATTACTAAGAGATGCATCACAGCAAGCTACGCAAGGAGATGCTTTAAGTTTTATTGAAGAGAGTGAACCTGGAGATCTTGCTTTTTTTGATAATACTGAAGGAAATATTATCCATGTAGGTATTATTATGAAAGATAATTACATTATTCACGCACACGGAAAAGTAAGAATAGATAGACTAGACCATACTGGAATATACAATGCGGAATCTAAAATCCACACACATAAATTGCGAGTTATAAAAAAGATTATATAA
- a CDS encoding tetratricopeptide repeat protein, giving the protein MKKQVILALALMIGSFSFAQKKEIKSAEKAIKSSNYADAKAAISAAESLMSAMDDKTKAKFYLLKGQALYANGAGSNADIDGALESFKMLTDLESKTGKKVYTSQANSIKDQMGLALVEKGTAAYGNKNFELASSNFEKAYRISPTDTIFLYNAATAAVNGKDYDTALKIYKELSNISYTGISKQYMATEVATGEDQSFPSDVLRDLSVKAKTHTNPRVVNTDSKVGEIAKNITLIYISQGKNDKAITAIEEAKKSNPNDVNLILAEADLYRQMDNTEKYAQLISKALELDPNNVALVFNLGVTAADNNDFEAAKKYYNKAIEMDPKYSNAYMNMAVLVLDQEKGIIEEMNKLGTSAADNKKYDELKVKREQVYREATPYLSKVLELNPKDINAATTLMNLYSALDDTANFKAMKARVEALKSEN; this is encoded by the coding sequence ATGAAAAAACAGGTTATACTAGCACTAGCTCTGATGATTGGTTCTTTTTCTTTCGCACAGAAGAAAGAAATTAAAAGTGCCGAAAAAGCTATTAAAAGTAGCAACTATGCAGATGCAAAAGCTGCAATTAGTGCAGCAGAATCATTAATGTCTGCAATGGATGACAAAACAAAGGCAAAGTTTTATTTATTAAAAGGACAAGCTTTGTACGCAAATGGAGCTGGTAGTAATGCTGACATAGATGGTGCATTAGAAAGCTTTAAAATGCTAACGGATTTAGAGTCAAAAACTGGAAAAAAAGTTTATACAAGTCAAGCTAATAGTATTAAAGATCAAATGGGACTAGCTTTAGTAGAAAAAGGGACAGCGGCTTATGGTAATAAAAACTTTGAGTTAGCTAGTAGTAATTTTGAAAAAGCTTATAGAATATCTCCAACTGATACAATTTTCTTGTATAATGCAGCAACTGCTGCTGTTAATGGAAAAGACTATGATACAGCTTTAAAAATTTATAAGGAATTATCGAACATTAGTTATACTGGAATTTCTAAGCAATATATGGCTACTGAGGTTGCCACAGGTGAAGACCAATCATTTCCAAGTGATGTATTGAGAGATTTATCTGTCAAAGCTAAAACGCATACCAACCCAAGGGTTGTTAATACAGATTCTAAAGTAGGTGAAATAGCTAAAAACATTACTTTAATATACATAAGTCAAGGTAAGAATGATAAAGCAATAACGGCAATTGAAGAAGCAAAGAAATCTAATCCAAATGATGTTAATTTAATTCTTGCTGAAGCAGATTTGTATAGACAAATGGATAATACTGAAAAGTATGCTCAGTTAATATCTAAAGCTTTAGAGTTAGACCCTAATAATGTAGCTTTAGTATTTAATTTAGGAGTTACCGCAGCAGATAATAACGATTTTGAAGCTGCTAAAAAGTATTATAATAAAGCCATAGAAATGGATCCAAAGTATTCTAATGCTTATATGAATATGGCTGTATTGGTACTTGATCAAGAAAAAGGGATTATTGAAGAAATGAATAAACTTGGAACTTCAGCGGCTGATAATAAGAAATACGATGAATTAAAAGTGAAGAGAGAACAAGTATATAGAGAAGCTACACCATATCTATCAAAGGTTTTAGAATTAAACCCAAAAGATATTAATGCTGCGACTACACTAATGAATTTATACAGTGCTCTAGATGATACCGCAAATTTCAAAGCAATGAAAGCAAGAGTTGAAGCTTTGAAAAGTGAGAATTAA
- the gyrA gene encoding DNA gyrase subunit A produces the protein MAEGEKLIPINIEDEMKSAYIDYSMSVIVSRALPDVRDGLKPVHRRVLYGMHELGVRSNTAHKKSARIVGEVLGKYHPHGDTSVYDTMVRMAQEWSLRYMLVDGQGNFGSIDGDSPAAMRYTEARMRKISEDMLADIDKETVDHKLNFDDTLQEPTVLPTRIPGLLVNGASGIAVGMATNMPPHNLSEVVDGTIAYIENNDIEIDELITHVKAPDFPTGGIIYGYDGVREAFKTGRGRVVMRGKAIIEEVQGRESIIVTEIPYQVNKADMIKKTADLVNDKKLEGISTIRDESDRNGMRVVYVLKRDAIPNIVLNKLYKYTALQSSFSVNNIALVNGRPEMLNLKDMIHHFVEHRHEVVVRRTKYELRKAEERAHILEGLIIASDNIDEVIALIRASANADEARQKLIDRFELTEIQAKAIVEMRLRQLTGLEQDKLRAEYDELMKTIEDLKDILDKKERRMNIIKEELLEVKQKYGDERRSVIEYAGGDLSIEDMIPNEKVVITISHAGYIKRTSLTEYKTQNRGGVGQKASTTRNEDFLEHLFVGTNHQYMLFFTQKGKCFWMRVYEIPEGSKTSKGRAIQNLINIEQDDKVKAFICTQDLKDEDYINNHYVIMATKKGQVKKTSLEQYSRPRTNGINAITIKEDDELLEAKLTTGESQVMLALKSGKAIRFEEAKTRPMGRNASGVRGIRLQDEKTDEVIGMIAVNDMESDILVVSENGFGKRSSLEDYRITNRGGKGVKTISITEKTGNLVAIKNVSDEDDLMIINKSGIAIRMAVQDLRVMGRATQGVKLINLKGSDSIAAVAKVMHDEDEVELDEEGNVITSETVDNANQNEDGTTLDNTKEEE, from the coding sequence ATGGCAGAAGGAGAAAAACTCATTCCAATAAATATTGAAGATGAAATGAAATCGGCTTACATTGATTATTCAATGTCAGTCATTGTGTCACGTGCACTACCAGATGTAAGAGATGGTTTGAAGCCAGTTCATAGACGCGTACTTTATGGTATGCATGAATTAGGTGTAAGATCTAATACAGCGCATAAAAAATCAGCTAGAATAGTTGGTGAAGTTCTTGGTAAATATCATCCACATGGTGATACATCGGTGTATGATACTATGGTACGTATGGCTCAAGAATGGAGCTTACGTTATATGCTTGTTGATGGACAAGGAAACTTTGGTTCTATAGATGGTGACAGTCCTGCAGCAATGCGTTATACTGAAGCACGTATGCGTAAGATATCTGAGGACATGTTGGCAGATATTGACAAAGAAACAGTAGATCATAAGTTGAATTTTGATGATACACTTCAAGAGCCAACAGTACTTCCAACTAGAATTCCTGGACTTCTTGTTAATGGAGCGTCTGGTATTGCGGTTGGGATGGCTACAAACATGCCACCTCACAATTTATCTGAAGTTGTAGATGGTACAATAGCGTATATTGAAAATAACGATATAGAAATTGATGAGCTAATTACACATGTAAAAGCACCAGATTTTCCGACAGGAGGAATCATTTATGGTTACGACGGTGTTAGAGAAGCTTTTAAAACTGGTCGTGGTCGTGTAGTAATGCGAGGAAAAGCAATAATAGAAGAAGTTCAAGGACGTGAAAGTATTATTGTAACTGAAATTCCTTATCAAGTTAACAAAGCAGATATGATTAAAAAGACTGCTGACCTTGTTAACGATAAAAAATTAGAAGGTATTTCGACTATTAGAGATGAATCTGACAGAAATGGAATGCGTGTAGTGTACGTTTTAAAGCGTGATGCTATACCGAATATTGTTCTAAATAAGTTATATAAATACACTGCATTACAATCATCATTCAGTGTAAATAATATTGCACTTGTAAATGGGCGACCAGAAATGTTGAATCTTAAAGATATGATTCATCATTTTGTAGAGCATCGCCACGAAGTAGTTGTACGACGAACAAAATACGAACTTAGAAAAGCTGAAGAACGTGCTCATATATTAGAAGGACTTATTATAGCTTCGGATAATATTGATGAAGTTATTGCTTTAATTCGTGCATCAGCTAACGCAGATGAAGCTAGACAAAAGTTAATTGATAGATTTGAGCTTACCGAGATTCAAGCCAAAGCTATTGTTGAGATGCGTTTACGCCAGCTTACAGGTTTAGAACAAGACAAACTAAGAGCTGAGTATGATGAATTAATGAAAACTATTGAAGATTTAAAAGATATTCTTGACAAGAAAGAACGTCGAATGAATATCATAAAAGAAGAGCTTCTTGAAGTTAAGCAAAAATATGGTGATGAACGTCGTTCAGTAATAGAATATGCTGGAGGAGATTTAAGTATTGAAGATATGATACCAAATGAGAAAGTAGTTATTACTATTTCTCACGCTGGTTATATTAAAAGAACATCACTTACTGAATATAAAACGCAGAATAGAGGAGGAGTTGGTCAAAAGGCTTCTACTACGCGTAATGAAGACTTTTTAGAACACCTATTTGTAGGAACGAACCATCAATATATGTTGTTCTTTACTCAAAAAGGAAAATGCTTCTGGATGCGTGTTTATGAAATTCCAGAAGGAAGCAAGACTTCAAAAGGTAGGGCTATTCAAAATCTTATAAATATTGAGCAAGATGATAAAGTTAAAGCGTTTATCTGTACTCAAGATTTAAAAGATGAGGATTATATAAATAATCATTATGTGATTATGGCGACTAAAAAAGGACAAGTTAAGAAGACCTCATTAGAGCAATATTCTCGACCAAGAACAAATGGGATTAATGCAATAACGATTAAGGAAGATGATGAGTTACTAGAAGCTAAACTTACAACTGGTGAAAGCCAAGTAATGCTAGCGCTAAAATCTGGTAAAGCAATTAGATTTGAAGAAGCTAAAACGCGACCAATGGGACGAAACGCTTCAGGTGTTCGTGGTATTAGACTTCAAGATGAAAAAACAGATGAAGTAATAGGTATGATTGCCGTTAATGATATGGAAAGTGATATACTTGTTGTTTCAGAAAATGGTTTTGGTAAACGCTCTAGTTTAGAAGATTACAGAATTACTAATCGTGGAGGAAAAGGTGTAAAAACCATTTCTATTACAGAAAAAACCGGTAATTTAGTAGCAATCAAGAATGTAAGCGATGAAGATGACTTGATGATAATCAATAAATCGGGAATTGCTATAAGAATGGCTGTTCAAGATTTAAGAGTTATGGGTAGAGCAACTCAAGGAGTTAAACTTATTAACTTGAAAGGGAGTGATTCTATTGCTGCTGTGGCTAAGGTAATGCATGATGAAGATGAAGTTGAGTTGGATGAAGAAGGTAATGTAATAACTTCTGAAACAGTTGATAACGCTAATCAAAATGAAGATGGCACAACTCTTGATAATACCAAAGAAGAAGAATAA
- a CDS encoding ATP-dependent Clp protease ATP-binding subunit gives MDDNFSPRVKDVIAYSKEEALRLGHDFIGTEHLMLGLLRDGNGKAIDILSALDIDLNHLRRKVEILSPANPNITTASNEKKNLHLTRQAERALKTTFLEAKLFQSTSINTAHLLLCILRNENDPTTKLLNKLKVDYDNVKDQFKYMIANDDDYIESPKAESFSDEGDDASDDNSKDNPFSQSTAKGAKKSKTPVLDNFGRDLTAMAEEGKLDPVVGREKEIQRVSQILSRRKKNNPLLIGEPGVGKSAIAEGLANRIISKKVSRILFNKRVVTLDLASLVAGTKYRGQFEERMKAVMNELEKNDDIILFIDEIHTIVGAGGATGSLDASNMFKPALARGEIQCVGATTLDEYRQYIEKDGALERRFQKVIVEPTTVDETIEILNNIKGKYEEHHNVTYTDEAIEACVKLTNRYMTERFLPDKAIDALDEAGSRVHITNINVPDQIIELEKQLEAVKETKNSVVKKQKYEEAAKLRDDEKRIEKSLTEAQEKWEEDSKLHRETVSEDNVADVVSMMTGIPVNRIAQTESNKLAKLPELIKGKVIGQDEAVSKVVKAIQRNRAGLKDPNKPIGSFIFLGQTGVGKTQLAKVLARELFDSEDALVRVDMSEYMEKFAISRLIGAPPGYVGYEEGGQLTEKVRRKPYAVVLLDEIEKAHPDVFNMLLQVLDDGFLTDSLGRKIDFSNTIIIMTSNIGARKLKDFGTGVGFGTSAQKSQAGTHSKNIIENALKKAFAPEFLNRIDDVVVFNVLEREDIDKIIDIELEKLLARIKELGYTLKLSKKAKTFIADKGFDKQYGARPLKRAIQKYIEDALAEEIIVSKIHEGDIITMDYEKDATELTVKVKHSEKTTES, from the coding sequence ATGGATGATAATTTTTCACCAAGAGTAAAAGATGTTATTGCTTATAGCAAGGAGGAAGCATTACGTTTAGGTCATGATTTTATTGGCACTGAACACTTAATGCTTGGTCTATTACGTGATGGAAATGGGAAAGCTATTGACATTTTAAGCGCTTTAGATATTGATTTAAATCACTTGAGACGGAAAGTAGAAATATTAAGTCCTGCTAACCCAAACATTACGACCGCATCTAACGAAAAGAAAAACCTACATTTAACTAGACAAGCTGAACGTGCTTTAAAAACGACGTTTTTGGAAGCAAAATTATTCCAAAGTACATCAATTAATACTGCACATTTATTGCTTTGTATCTTAAGAAATGAAAACGACCCAACTACTAAACTATTAAACAAACTTAAAGTGGACTACGACAACGTGAAAGATCAATTTAAATATATGATAGCTAACGATGATGATTATATTGAATCTCCAAAGGCAGAATCATTTTCAGATGAAGGTGATGATGCTTCTGATGACAATTCAAAAGATAATCCGTTTAGCCAATCAACAGCTAAAGGTGCAAAAAAATCTAAAACTCCAGTTTTAGATAATTTTGGTAGAGACCTAACCGCTATGGCAGAAGAAGGGAAATTAGACCCTGTTGTTGGAAGAGAAAAAGAAATACAACGTGTGTCTCAAATTTTGAGTAGACGTAAAAAGAATAACCCTCTTTTAATCGGAGAACCAGGAGTTGGTAAATCAGCTATTGCAGAAGGATTAGCTAATAGAATAATTAGTAAAAAAGTTTCTAGAATTTTATTTAACAAGCGCGTAGTTACCCTTGATTTAGCAAGCTTAGTTGCTGGAACTAAATATAGAGGGCAGTTTGAAGAGCGTATGAAAGCAGTTATGAATGAGCTTGAAAAAAATGATGATATCATTTTGTTTATAGACGAAATTCATACCATCGTTGGTGCAGGTGGAGCAACAGGTAGTCTTGATGCTTCAAATATGTTTAAGCCAGCTTTAGCAAGAGGAGAAATACAGTGTGTTGGAGCAACCACTCTAGATGAGTATAGACAATATATTGAAAAAGATGGTGCTTTAGAGCGTCGTTTCCAAAAAGTAATTGTAGAACCAACCACTGTTGATGAAACAATAGAAATACTAAACAATATTAAAGGTAAATATGAAGAGCATCATAATGTAACTTATACAGATGAAGCTATTGAGGCCTGTGTAAAATTGACAAATCGTTATATGACAGAACGCTTCCTTCCAGATAAAGCTATTGATGCTTTAGATGAGGCTGGGTCGAGAGTACATATTACCAATATAAATGTTCCTGATCAAATTATTGAGCTAGAGAAACAACTAGAAGCTGTAAAAGAAACTAAAAATTCGGTTGTAAAGAAGCAAAAATATGAAGAGGCTGCAAAGCTTAGAGATGATGAGAAACGTATAGAAAAGAGCCTCACTGAAGCTCAGGAGAAATGGGAAGAGGATTCCAAATTACATCGCGAAACAGTTTCTGAAGATAATGTTGCTGATGTTGTTTCTATGATGACAGGAATTCCTGTAAATAGAATAGCTCAAACCGAAAGTAATAAATTAGCAAAATTACCAGAATTAATAAAAGGCAAAGTTATTGGTCAAGATGAGGCTGTTAGTAAAGTGGTTAAAGCTATACAGCGTAATCGTGCTGGACTTAAAGATCCTAATAAGCCAATTGGGTCATTTATCTTTTTAGGGCAAACTGGTGTTGGTAAAACACAGTTAGCAAAAGTATTAGCCCGTGAATTATTTGACAGTGAAGATGCTCTAGTAAGAGTAGACATGAGTGAGTATATGGAGAAGTTTGCTATTTCTCGTTTAATTGGAGCACCTCCAGGCTATGTTGGTTATGAAGAAGGAGGTCAATTAACCGAAAAAGTAAGACGCAAACCTTACGCAGTTGTATTACTTGACGAAATAGAAAAAGCACATCCTGATGTTTTTAACATGTTACTACAAGTATTAGATGATGGTTTTTTAACTGATAGTCTAGGTAGAAAGATTGATTTTAGTAATACCATAATTATCATGACATCTAACATTGGAGCTAGAAAACTAAAAGATTTTGGTACTGGTGTTGGTTTTGGTACTTCTGCTCAAAAATCTCAAGCAGGAACACATTCTAAAAACATTATTGAAAATGCACTAAAGAAAGCGTTTGCTCCAGAATTTCTAAATAGAATTGATGATGTTGTAGTATTTAATGTACTTGAAAGAGAAGATATAGACAAGATTATTGACATAGAACTGGAAAAACTTTTAGCTAGAATTAAAGAGTTAGGATACACGCTCAAATTATCTAAAAAAGCTAAAACATTTATAGCAGATAAAGGGTTTGATAAGCAATACGGTGCTCGTCCTTTAAAAAGAGCAATTCAAAAATATATTGAAGACGCTTTAGCAGAAGAAATTATTGTTTCTAAAATCCATGAAGGTGATATTATTACTATGGATTATGAAAAAGATGCTACCGAATTAACTGTAAAAGTCAAGCATTCAGAAAAAACTACTGAATCGTAG
- a CDS encoding TraR/DksA C4-type zinc finger protein, with translation MDTLKNKSINEAALKQAEQKLKNLKVGLSNINDTDFGLCFKCHNQIPLGRILLVPHARYCVNCAS, from the coding sequence ATGGATACTCTTAAAAACAAATCCATCAATGAGGCTGCTTTAAAACAAGCTGAACAAAAACTTAAGAATCTTAAAGTTGGCCTATCAAATATTAATGATACCGATTTTGGATTGTGTTTTAAATGTCATAATCAAATACCTTTAGGTAGAATTTTATTAGTGCCTCATGCTCGCTATTGTGTTAATTGTGCTAGTTAA